A window of the Streptomyces sp. NBC_01351 genome harbors these coding sequences:
- a CDS encoding prolyl oligopeptidase family serine peptidase, whose protein sequence is MAVPTRPYGSWPSPIDAALAASLDGRPEYLGAVGPEVWWTEPRPREAGRRTLVRRRIADEGPEITELPAPWNVRSRVTEYGGLPWAGAERESGGPLLVFAHFADQRLYAYEPDAPGGPGPRPLTPVSTVGGGLRWADPVLRGGEVWCVLEEFTGPAPTDVRRVLAAVPLDGSAAEDRSAVRELTDDRHRFSTGPRISPDGLQAAWLAWDHPRMPWDGTELKLAGIEGDALVRVRTVLGGPEEAVAQVEWTVGGTLLAVSDRGGWWNPYRVDPESGGAVNLCPREEEFGGPLWKPGLRWTAALPDGLVAVLHGQGSSVLGVLDPDSGDLVDAAGPWTAWQPTLAVSGTRVYGVAASPRSAYEVVELDTATGHARVVGARATDPVDPAYYPEPQSRTFLGPDNREIHAHVYPPHHPAVRAAADELPPYVVWAHGGPTDHVPPVLDLHIAYFTSRGIGVVEVNYGGSTGYGRAYRERLREQWGVVDVEDCAAVARALAAEGTADPERLAIRGASAGGWTAAASLAATDLYACAAIIYPVLDLIGFAEETHDLESRYIDGLAGPPQTLAVLCRDRSPVARADRITAPFVLLQGLDDPVCPPAQAERLLTAMRGRSVPHAYVAFAGEGHGFRRAETMVRALEAELSLYAQVFGIDRADIPRLALHD, encoded by the coding sequence ATGGCGGTGCCGACCCGGCCCTACGGGAGCTGGCCCTCACCCATCGACGCCGCACTCGCCGCCTCCCTCGACGGGCGGCCCGAGTACCTCGGCGCGGTCGGTCCCGAGGTGTGGTGGACCGAGCCCCGGCCCCGGGAGGCCGGCCGCCGGACCCTCGTGCGCCGCCGCATCGCCGACGAGGGCCCCGAGATCACGGAGCTGCCCGCCCCGTGGAACGTGCGCAGCAGGGTCACCGAGTACGGCGGCCTGCCCTGGGCAGGGGCCGAACGGGAGTCGGGCGGCCCCCTGTTGGTCTTCGCCCACTTCGCCGACCAGCGGCTCTACGCGTACGAACCCGACGCGCCCGGTGGCCCCGGACCGCGCCCCCTCACCCCCGTGTCCACCGTGGGCGGCGGACTGCGCTGGGCCGACCCCGTGCTGCGCGGAGGTGAGGTCTGGTGCGTGCTGGAGGAGTTCACCGGGCCCGCCCCCACCGATGTGCGCCGCGTCCTGGCCGCCGTACCGCTCGACGGATCGGCCGCCGAAGACAGGTCCGCAGTGCGGGAGTTGACGGACGACCGGCACCGGTTCAGCACCGGGCCCCGGATCTCCCCGGACGGCCTCCAGGCGGCCTGGCTGGCCTGGGACCACCCCCGGATGCCCTGGGACGGCACCGAGCTGAAGCTGGCCGGGATCGAGGGGGACGCCCTCGTACGGGTCCGGACCGTGCTTGGCGGCCCCGAGGAGGCCGTCGCGCAGGTCGAGTGGACGGTCGGTGGAACCCTCCTCGCGGTGAGCGACCGCGGCGGCTGGTGGAACCCGTACCGCGTGGACCCCGAGAGCGGCGGGGCGGTCAACCTGTGCCCCCGCGAAGAGGAGTTCGGCGGCCCACTGTGGAAGCCCGGGCTGCGCTGGACCGCCGCACTGCCCGACGGGCTCGTCGCCGTGCTGCACGGCCAGGGCTCCTCCGTGCTCGGCGTCCTGGACCCGGACAGCGGGGACCTCGTGGACGCGGCCGGACCGTGGACGGCCTGGCAGCCCACCCTCGCCGTGAGCGGCACCCGGGTCTACGGGGTCGCCGCCAGCCCGCGCAGCGCGTACGAGGTCGTGGAGCTGGACACCGCCACCGGGCACGCCCGGGTGGTGGGGGCCCGGGCGACGGACCCGGTGGACCCGGCCTACTACCCGGAGCCGCAGAGCCGCACCTTCCTCGGCCCCGACAACCGGGAGATCCACGCGCACGTCTACCCGCCGCACCACCCGGCCGTACGGGCCGCCGCCGACGAACTGCCCCCGTACGTCGTGTGGGCGCACGGCGGACCCACCGACCACGTACCGCCCGTACTGGACCTGCACATCGCCTACTTCACCTCGCGCGGCATCGGCGTCGTCGAGGTGAACTACGGCGGCTCCACCGGCTACGGCCGCGCCTACCGCGAGCGGCTGCGCGAGCAGTGGGGCGTGGTCGACGTGGAGGACTGCGCGGCCGTGGCCAGGGCGCTGGCCGCCGAGGGCACCGCCGACCCGGAGCGGCTCGCCATCCGCGGCGCCAGCGCGGGCGGCTGGACGGCGGCCGCCTCGCTGGCCGCCACCGACCTCTACGCCTGCGCCGCGATCATCTACCCCGTACTGGACCTGATCGGCTTCGCCGAGGAGACCCACGACCTGGAGTCCCGCTACATCGACGGCCTGGCCGGGCCGCCCCAGACCCTCGCCGTGCTGTGCCGGGACCGCTCGCCGGTGGCCCGCGCGGACCGGATCACCGCCCCGTTCGTCCTGCTCCAGGGGCTCGACGACCCGGTCTGCCCGCCCGCCCAGGCCGAGCGGCTGCTCACCGCGATGCGCGGCCGGTCGGTACCGCACGCCTACGTGGCCTTCGCGGGCGAGGGCCACGGCTTCCGGCGGGCCGAGACGATGGTCCGGGCGCTGGAGGCGGAGCTGTCGCTGTACGCGCAGGTGTTCGGAATCGACCGCGCGGACATTCCCCGTCTGGCCCTGCACGACTGA
- a CDS encoding M20/M25/M40 family metallo-hydrolase, which yields MRTINSGDVTADLGSAVDDTALSEAVEFTSGLIRIDTTNRGGGDCRERPAAEYVAERLAAAGLQPVLLERTPGRTNVVARIEGTDPSAEALLVHGHLDVVPAEAADWSVDPFSGEVRDGVVWGRGAVDMKNTDAMVLAVVRAWARAGVKPRRDIVIAYTADEEDSAVDGAGFLADEHAHLFEGCTEGISESGAFTVHPRPGQAIYPIAAGERGTAWLKLTAHGTAGHGSKPNRANAVSRLAAAVARIGAYEWPVRLTDTVAACITELAALQGLSVNPRGPGFDLDEVLGKLGPAAALVDATVRNSANPTMLSAGYKLNVIPGEATAYVDGRMVPGGEADFIATLNELTGPDVRWEFHHREAALQAPVDGRTYAILRESVERFDPDGHVVPFCMAGGTDAKQFSRLGITGYGFSPLKLPPGFDYWALFHGVDERVPVDALHFGVRVLDHALRTL from the coding sequence ATGCGCACAATCAACAGTGGGGACGTGACCGCCGACCTCGGCAGCGCCGTCGACGACACCGCCCTCTCCGAGGCCGTCGAGTTCACTTCCGGCCTCATCCGCATCGACACCACCAACCGGGGCGGCGGTGACTGCCGCGAGCGCCCCGCCGCCGAGTACGTCGCCGAGCGGCTCGCCGCCGCCGGCCTGCAGCCGGTGCTGCTGGAGCGGACCCCGGGCCGCACCAACGTCGTCGCCCGGATCGAGGGCACCGACCCCTCCGCCGAGGCCCTCCTCGTCCACGGACACCTCGACGTGGTCCCCGCCGAGGCCGCCGACTGGAGCGTGGACCCCTTCTCCGGCGAGGTCCGCGACGGAGTGGTGTGGGGGCGCGGCGCCGTCGACATGAAGAACACGGACGCGATGGTGCTGGCCGTCGTACGGGCCTGGGCGCGCGCCGGAGTGAAACCGCGCCGGGACATCGTGATCGCCTACACCGCCGACGAGGAGGACAGCGCCGTCGACGGCGCTGGATTCCTCGCCGACGAGCACGCCCACCTCTTCGAGGGCTGCACGGAGGGCATCAGCGAATCCGGCGCCTTCACCGTGCACCCCCGCCCCGGCCAGGCCATCTACCCGATCGCCGCCGGTGAACGGGGCACGGCCTGGCTGAAGTTGACCGCGCACGGCACCGCCGGCCACGGATCCAAGCCCAACCGGGCCAACGCCGTCAGCCGGCTCGCCGCCGCCGTGGCGCGGATCGGCGCGTACGAGTGGCCGGTCCGGCTCACCGACACCGTCGCCGCCTGCATCACCGAACTCGCCGCCCTCCAGGGCCTGTCGGTGAACCCGCGCGGGCCCGGCTTCGACCTCGACGAGGTCCTCGGCAAGCTCGGCCCGGCTGCCGCCCTCGTCGACGCGACGGTCCGCAACAGCGCCAACCCGACCATGCTCAGCGCCGGTTACAAGCTGAACGTGATCCCCGGCGAGGCCACCGCCTACGTGGACGGCCGGATGGTGCCCGGCGGCGAGGCCGATTTCATCGCCACCCTGAACGAGCTCACCGGACCCGACGTGCGGTGGGAGTTCCACCACCGGGAGGCGGCCCTCCAGGCTCCCGTGGACGGACGGACCTACGCGATCCTGCGCGAGTCCGTCGAGCGCTTCGACCCGGACGGGCACGTGGTGCCCTTCTGCATGGCGGGCGGCACCGACGCCAAGCAGTTCTCCCGCCTCGGCATCACCGGCTACGGCTTCTCCCCCCTGAAACTGCCGCCCGGCTTCGACTACTGGGCCCTCTTCCACGGCGTGGACGAGCGGGTCCCCGTCGACGCCCTGCACTTCGGCGTCCGCGTCCTCGACCACGCGCTGCGGACCCTGTGA
- a CDS encoding M55 family metallopeptidase, whose translation MKILISADMEGATGVTWPADVLPGTPQWERCRVLFTSDVNAAVLGFYDGGAEQVVINEAHWTMRNLLLERLDARAEMLTGRHKSLSMVEGVQHGDIDGIAFVGYHTGAGSEGVLAHTYLANSITGVWLNGIRASEGLLNAHVVAEYGVPVILVTGDDLTCADAAGYAPDAVTVAVKDHVSRYAAVCRTPARTAADIRAAAKEATALAGRRDPAPGGPYTVELEFDAEHLAMAATVVPGAERSGERRVAYTSETMYEGIRTFKAVTTVVSAAVEEQYG comes from the coding sequence ATGAAGATCCTCATCTCCGCCGACATGGAAGGCGCCACCGGCGTCACCTGGCCCGCCGACGTGCTGCCCGGTACACCGCAGTGGGAGCGCTGCCGGGTTCTTTTCACCTCCGACGTGAACGCCGCCGTCCTCGGCTTCTACGACGGTGGCGCCGAACAGGTCGTCATCAACGAGGCGCACTGGACCATGCGCAACCTGCTCCTGGAGCGGCTCGACGCCCGCGCCGAGATGCTCACCGGCCGCCACAAGTCCCTCTCCATGGTCGAGGGCGTCCAGCACGGCGACATCGACGGCATCGCCTTCGTCGGCTACCACACGGGCGCCGGCTCCGAGGGCGTGCTCGCCCACACCTACCTCGCCAACTCCATCACCGGGGTCTGGCTCAACGGGATCCGTGCGAGCGAGGGGCTGCTCAACGCGCACGTGGTCGCCGAGTACGGAGTCCCCGTCATCCTCGTCACCGGGGACGACCTGACCTGCGCGGACGCCGCCGGCTATGCCCCGGACGCGGTGACCGTCGCCGTCAAGGACCACGTCTCGCGCTACGCCGCCGTCTGCCGGACCCCCGCCCGCACGGCCGCCGACATCCGGGCCGCCGCCAAGGAGGCCACCGCCCTGGCCGGCCGCCGCGATCCCGCGCCGGGCGGGCCGTACACGGTGGAGCTGGAGTTCGACGCCGAGCACCTGGCCATGGCCGCCACGGTGGTACCGGGCGCGGAGCGGTCCGGGGAGCGCAGGGTCGCGTACACCAGCGAGACGATGTACGAGGGGATCCGCACCTTCAAGGCGGTCACGACGGTCGTCTCGGCGGCGGTGGAGGAGCAGTATGGCTGA
- a CDS encoding SRPBCC family protein, with the protein MAQVEATTERIIAADAETVFDALADYTGTRSKLLPEHFSEYEVHEGGDGEGTLVHWKLQATSKRVRDCLLEVTEPTDGQLVEKDRNSSMVTTWLVTPAGEGKSKAVVSTVWNGAGGIGGFFERTFAPKGLGRIYDTLLANLAAEVEA; encoded by the coding sequence ATGGCGCAGGTCGAGGCCACCACGGAGCGGATCATCGCGGCCGACGCGGAGACCGTGTTCGACGCGCTGGCGGACTACACCGGGACCCGGAGCAAGCTGCTGCCCGAGCACTTCAGCGAGTACGAGGTGCACGAGGGCGGCGACGGCGAGGGCACCCTGGTGCACTGGAAGCTCCAGGCCACCAGCAAGCGCGTACGGGACTGCCTGCTGGAGGTCACCGAGCCCACCGACGGTCAGCTGGTGGAGAAGGACCGCAACTCCTCCATGGTCACCACCTGGCTGGTCACCCCGGCCGGTGAGGGCAAGTCCAAGGCCGTCGTCTCCACCGTGTGGAACGGCGCCGGCGGGATCGGCGGCTTCTTCGAGCGCACCTTCGCGCCCAAGGGCCTCGGCCGCATCTACGACACCCTGCTGGCCAACCTGGCCGCCGAAGTCGAGGCCTGA
- a CDS encoding alpha/beta hydrolase, with translation MLHPLKKRAAVLMSISTAVVAAALASPVTAAPAAPSSERVAQAAALRWTGCATSRYPTLQCASLKVPLDHDRPGGRQISLALTRVPHTAATSQGPLLVNPGGPGGSGRGLAGFVAAALPKDVAAQYDVIGFDPRGVGKSEPALDCGAGHFAPVRPDSVPRDAATERANLERVRSFTVSCRDKHADVLPHIGTVSAARDIEVLRGALGAERISYFGYSYGTYLGAVYAKLHPTRVHRLVMDSVVDPSGVWYQDNLAQDQAFDARHKAFLAWVAQHDATYRLGTDPTRVEERWYEMRDAVRKTPAGGKVGPSELEDTFMPGGYYNGYWPNLAAAFAAYAVDKDAKPLVAAYERFGAVEPSAGNAYSVYTAVQCRDSAWPRDWNVWRADMWRTHAKAPFMTWNNAWYNAPCAFWPTAPLQAPDVTNAALPPALLLQATEDAATPFGGVLSMRDKLKGAALVVEEGGGNHGISLAGNKCLDEKVAAYLKTGAASDATCPAQPAPTPAAATRAVSPSAGGAALHGLLGFRG, from the coding sequence ATGCTGCACCCCCTGAAGAAGCGCGCCGCAGTGCTGATGTCGATCTCCACCGCGGTCGTCGCCGCCGCCCTGGCGAGCCCGGTCACGGCCGCGCCCGCCGCGCCGTCGTCCGAGCGCGTGGCGCAGGCCGCCGCCCTGCGCTGGACCGGCTGCGCGACCTCGCGCTACCCGACGCTGCAGTGCGCCTCCCTCAAGGTCCCGCTCGACCACGACCGGCCCGGGGGGCGGCAGATCTCCCTCGCCCTGACCCGGGTCCCGCACACCGCCGCCACCTCCCAGGGCCCGCTGCTGGTCAACCCCGGCGGCCCGGGCGGCAGCGGTCGCGGCCTGGCCGGCTTCGTTGCCGCAGCCCTGCCCAAGGACGTGGCCGCCCAGTACGACGTGATCGGCTTCGACCCGCGTGGCGTCGGCAAGAGCGAGCCCGCGCTCGACTGCGGGGCCGGCCACTTCGCCCCGGTGCGCCCCGACTCCGTACCGCGTGACGCGGCCACCGAGCGGGCCAACCTGGAGCGGGTCCGCTCCTTCACCGTGTCCTGCCGGGACAAGCACGCGGACGTGCTCCCGCACATCGGCACCGTTTCGGCCGCGCGCGACATCGAGGTGCTGCGCGGTGCGCTCGGCGCGGAGCGGATCAGTTACTTCGGCTACTCGTACGGCACCTACCTGGGCGCCGTGTACGCCAAACTGCACCCCACCCGCGTGCACCGGCTGGTCATGGACTCCGTGGTCGACCCGAGCGGGGTCTGGTACCAGGACAACCTCGCCCAGGACCAGGCCTTCGACGCCCGCCACAAGGCCTTCCTGGCCTGGGTGGCCCAGCACGACGCCACCTACCGGCTCGGCACCGACCCGACGCGGGTCGAGGAGCGCTGGTACGAGATGCGCGACGCGGTGCGCAAGACCCCGGCGGGCGGCAAGGTCGGCCCGTCCGAGCTGGAGGACACCTTCATGCCGGGCGGCTACTACAACGGCTACTGGCCGAACCTCGCGGCGGCCTTCGCCGCGTACGCGGTGGACAAGGACGCGAAGCCGCTGGTGGCGGCGTACGAGCGGTTCGGCGCGGTGGAGCCCTCCGCGGGCAACGCGTACAGCGTGTACACGGCGGTGCAGTGCCGGGACTCGGCGTGGCCGCGGGACTGGAACGTGTGGCGCGCGGACATGTGGCGCACGCACGCCAAGGCGCCGTTCATGACCTGGAACAACGCCTGGTACAACGCCCCCTGCGCCTTCTGGCCGACGGCGCCGCTCCAGGCGCCGGACGTGACCAACGCGGCGCTCCCGCCCGCCCTCCTGCTCCAGGCGACGGAGGACGCGGCGACTCCCTTCGGCGGGGTGCTCAGCATGCGGGACAAGCTGAAGGGCGCGGCCCTGGTGGTCGAGGAGGGCGGCGGCAACCACGGCATCTCGCTGGCCGGCAACAAGTGCCTGGACGAGAAGGTGGCGGCGTACCTGAAGACGGGCGCGGCCTCGGACGCCACCTGCCCGGCCCAGCCGGCCCCGACCCCGGCCGCGGCGACCCGCGCCGTCTCCCCTTCGGCGGGCGGCGCGGCCCTGCACGGCCTGCTGGGCTTCCGGGGCTAG
- a CDS encoding RidA family protein, translated as MSESNASHLTRIPAPEGVSPGTGYSHVVWGTGRFIAVSGQCAFDEKGEIVGEGDPAAQARQVFENLRRCLAAAGAGFEDVVKLTYFVTDVAHLPAVREARDAVIPADRLPASSAVQVAALFRPELLLEIEAFAVLPD; from the coding sequence ATGAGCGAATCGAACGCATCCCACCTCACCCGTATACCGGCGCCGGAGGGCGTCAGCCCGGGAACCGGCTACAGCCACGTCGTCTGGGGCACCGGACGCTTCATCGCCGTCTCCGGGCAGTGCGCCTTCGACGAGAAGGGCGAGATCGTCGGAGAGGGCGACCCGGCCGCGCAGGCCCGCCAGGTCTTCGAGAACCTGCGCCGTTGCCTGGCCGCCGCCGGCGCCGGCTTCGAGGACGTGGTGAAGCTGACGTACTTCGTGACGGATGTCGCCCACCTCCCGGCGGTCCGGGAGGCGCGCGACGCCGTCATCCCCGCCGACCGGCTGCCGGCCTCGTCGGCCGTGCAGGTCGCCGCCCTGTTCCGGCCCGAACTGCTCCTGGAGATCGAGGCCTTCGCGGTCCTGCCGGACTGA
- a CDS encoding adenylosuccinate lyase, producing MNDVLERLRAEAGQSPEYEVLLTAGPDALAASLTSAGLPLWARELAAYRLGLAGDRRAFESLVLLLNHRDPPRCAAAAEALAVLDDPRTARAAAALATNTLRTAYALQPVRLLTALRAPESAPALMATLSRLLSPHDPYWRVALACVEGLGALADPRARELLTRAQSHPRLAVAATGALRALG from the coding sequence GTGAACGACGTACTGGAGCGCCTGCGCGCGGAAGCCGGACAGTCACCGGAGTACGAGGTCCTGCTCACGGCCGGCCCCGACGCCTTGGCCGCCTCCCTGACCTCGGCCGGACTGCCCCTGTGGGCCCGCGAGCTGGCCGCGTACCGCCTCGGTCTCGCCGGCGACCGCCGTGCCTTCGAGTCCCTGGTACTGCTGCTCAACCACCGCGACCCGCCCCGCTGCGCCGCCGCCGCCGAGGCGCTGGCCGTCCTCGACGACCCGCGCACCGCCCGCGCGGCCGCCGCCCTCGCCACCAACACGCTGCGCACGGCCTACGCCCTGCAGCCCGTCCGGCTGCTCACGGCCCTGCGCGCCCCGGAATCGGCCCCCGCGCTGATGGCGACCCTCTCCCGGCTGCTGTCCCCGCACGACCCCTACTGGCGGGTGGCCCTCGCCTGCGTCGAGGGCCTCGGCGCCCTCGCCGACCCCCGCGCCCGCGAACTCCTCACCCGCGCCCAGTCCCACCCCCGCCTCGCGGTGGCGGCGACGGGGGCGCTGCGCGCGCTCGGCTGA
- a CDS encoding 3-hydroxyacyl-CoA dehydrogenase family protein, whose translation MDRPSSQSALQTIAVVGLGTMGTGIAEVLVRAGREVIGIDTSETAARRAVDSLAAATARSVTKERLTEQERSDVLARFRTYSDLAAAADADLVIEVVPESYELKQQVFRELDAIVRPDTILATGTNALSVTRMAAESQRPERVLGLHFFNPAPAMKLVEVVSCVLTAPPAVEAVTALARELGKEPVSVGDRPGFVADGLLFGYLNQAAAMYESKYASREDIDAAMRLGCGLPMGPLALLDLIGVDTARTVLEAMYASSGDRLHAPAPILGQLSEAGLTGQKAGRGFYTYEAPGSSAVVRDAQTPADGARLGEGRPVSSVGVAGSGTMASGIAQVFAQAGFQVVLAARSQEKADAAKAAIGKSLGRAVAKGRLTEEGAAQTLGLITPAGSLDAFAQVDLAVEAVAEDLAVKQELFAALDKVCKPGAVLATTTSSLPVIAVARVTSRPQDVIGMHFFNPAPAMKLVEVVRTVLTADDVHATVREICTKVRKHPVDCGDRAGFIVNALLFPYLNNAIKMVEQHYAGIDQIDAAMKLGGGYPMGPFELLDVVGLDVSLAIEKVLHKEFRDPGLAPSPLLEHLVAAGCLGRKTGRGFREYAARR comes from the coding sequence ATGGACCGTCCGTCCAGTCAGTCCGCCCTCCAGACCATCGCCGTCGTCGGCCTCGGCACGATGGGCACCGGCATCGCCGAGGTCCTCGTCCGTGCCGGCCGCGAGGTCATCGGCATCGACACCAGCGAGACCGCCGCCCGCCGGGCCGTGGACTCCCTCGCCGCGGCCACCGCGCGCTCCGTCACCAAGGAGCGGCTCACCGAGCAGGAGCGGTCGGACGTGCTCGCCCGCTTCCGCACCTACTCCGACCTGGCCGCGGCCGCCGACGCCGACCTCGTCATCGAGGTCGTCCCGGAGAGCTACGAGCTCAAGCAGCAGGTGTTCCGCGAGCTCGACGCCATCGTGCGGCCCGACACGATCCTGGCCACCGGCACCAACGCCCTGTCGGTGACCCGCATGGCCGCCGAGTCGCAGCGGCCCGAGCGCGTGCTGGGCCTGCACTTCTTCAACCCGGCGCCGGCGATGAAGCTGGTCGAGGTCGTCTCCTGCGTGCTGACCGCCCCGCCGGCCGTCGAGGCGGTCACCGCGCTGGCCCGCGAGCTGGGCAAGGAGCCCGTGTCTGTCGGCGACCGGCCCGGTTTCGTCGCCGACGGCCTGCTCTTCGGCTACCTCAACCAGGCCGCCGCCATGTACGAGTCGAAGTACGCCTCCCGCGAGGACATCGACGCGGCGATGCGGCTCGGCTGCGGCCTGCCCATGGGCCCGCTCGCGCTGCTCGACCTGATCGGCGTGGACACCGCCCGCACCGTCCTGGAGGCCATGTACGCCTCCTCCGGCGACCGGCTGCACGCCCCGGCCCCGATCCTGGGGCAGCTCTCCGAGGCGGGCCTGACCGGGCAGAAGGCCGGGCGCGGCTTCTACACGTACGAGGCTCCGGGCAGCTCCGCGGTGGTCCGTGACGCGCAGACCCCGGCGGACGGGGCCCGCCTCGGCGAGGGCCGTCCGGTCTCCTCGGTCGGCGTGGCCGGTTCGGGCACGATGGCGAGCGGGATCGCGCAGGTCTTCGCGCAAGCCGGCTTCCAGGTGGTGCTGGCCGCCCGCAGCCAGGAGAAGGCGGACGCCGCGAAGGCCGCGATCGGCAAGTCCCTCGGCCGTGCGGTGGCCAAGGGGCGGCTGACCGAGGAGGGCGCCGCGCAGACCCTCGGCCTGATCACCCCGGCCGGTTCGCTGGACGCCTTCGCCCAGGTGGACCTGGCCGTGGAGGCCGTCGCCGAGGACCTGGCGGTCAAGCAGGAGCTGTTCGCGGCCCTGGACAAGGTCTGCAAGCCGGGTGCGGTGCTGGCCACCACCACCTCCTCGCTGCCGGTGATCGCGGTCGCCCGCGTGACCTCGCGCCCGCAGGACGTGATCGGCATGCACTTCTTCAACCCGGCGCCGGCGATGAAGCTGGTCGAGGTCGTCCGGACCGTGCTGACGGCCGACGACGTGCACGCCACGGTCCGCGAGATCTGCACCAAGGTGCGCAAGCACCCGGTGGACTGCGGGGACCGGGCCGGTTTCATCGTGAACGCGCTGCTGTTCCCGTACCTCAACAACGCGATCAAGATGGTCGAGCAGCACTACGCCGGCATCGACCAGATCGACGCGGCGATGAAGCTGGGCGGCGGCTACCCGATGGGGCCCTTCGAGCTCCTCGACGTGGTCGGGCTCGACGTGTCGCTGGCCATCGAGAAGGTCCTCCACAAGGAGTTCCGCGACCCGGGCCTGGCCCCGTCCCCGCTGCTGGAGCACCTGGTGGCGGCGGGCTGCCTGGGCCGGAAGACCGGTCGCGGATTCCGTGAGTACGCCGCCCGCCGGTAA
- a CDS encoding TetR family transcriptional regulator codes for MSQPAKTSPRAATASDAPESAAGTKAAAQRLKMRRELAAAAMELFATKGYEATTVDEIAATAGVARRTFFRHFRSKEEAIFPDHDDTLTRAEAVLDVAPAHEHPLDTVCRGIKEVMKMYAASPAVSVERYRLTREVPALREREIASVARYERLFTRYLLAHFDETDHHDGNDDPLLAEVAASAVVTAHNHVLRRWLRAGGQGDVEAQLDHAFSIVRKTFGSGIGAGRTLTAAPPAPAEVRTQGEVLVAVARTDAPLDEVMRTIEEALRNK; via the coding sequence ATGTCCCAGCCCGCCAAGACCTCACCCCGTGCCGCCACGGCATCCGACGCGCCGGAGAGCGCGGCCGGCACCAAGGCGGCCGCGCAGCGGCTCAAGATGCGCCGCGAGCTCGCCGCGGCGGCCATGGAGCTGTTCGCGACCAAGGGGTACGAGGCGACGACGGTCGACGAGATCGCCGCGACCGCCGGGGTGGCCCGCCGGACCTTCTTCCGGCACTTCCGTTCCAAGGAAGAGGCGATCTTCCCCGATCACGACGACACCCTGACCCGCGCCGAGGCCGTCCTCGACGTGGCCCCGGCGCACGAGCACCCGCTCGACACGGTGTGCCGCGGGATCAAGGAAGTCATGAAGATGTACGCCGCCTCGCCGGCGGTGTCGGTGGAGCGCTACCGGCTGACCCGTGAGGTGCCGGCGCTGCGGGAGCGGGAGATCGCCTCGGTGGCCCGCTACGAGCGGCTGTTCACCCGCTACCTGCTGGCCCACTTCGACGAGACCGACCACCACGACGGCAACGACGATCCGCTGCTGGCCGAGGTGGCCGCCTCCGCGGTGGTGACCGCCCACAACCACGTGCTGCGGCGCTGGCTGCGTGCGGGCGGCCAGGGGGACGTGGAGGCGCAGCTGGACCACGCCTTCTCCATCGTCCGCAAGACCTTCGGCAGCGGCATCGGCGCCGGCCGCACCCTGACCGCCGCGCCGCCCGCCCCGGCGGAGGTGCGCACGCAGGGCGAGGTGCTCGTGGCGGTGGCGCGGACCGACGCTCCGCTGGACGAGGTCATGCGGACCATCGAAGAGGCCCTGCGCAACAAGTAG